The following are encoded together in the Phaseolus vulgaris cultivar G19833 chromosome 9, P. vulgaris v2.0, whole genome shotgun sequence genome:
- the LOC137821928 gene encoding probable carbohydrate esterase At4g34215: MPSLPLSLLLLFLIQACPVRPQGYDRNIFVLAGQSNMAGRGGVVNHTATGVTTWDAVVPPQSRPNPSIWKLDAHLTWVEAREPLHADIDYKKTNGVGPGMAFANAVLEKHPELGVIGLVPCAIGGTVISEWERGRELYSEMIKRGKASVRDGGVIRALLWYQGETDTVNLQDAQLYERRLHKFFLDVRDDLQSPLLPIIQVALASGSGPYIEIVRQAQLGTDLLNLRTVDAHGLPLQPDGLHLSTPAQAHLGQMMANAFLQFVPSTNINYNLSPIRNEAIRLYNFAFSVYMLPFFITLLAIIYKSFL, from the exons ATGCCTTCCTTGCCATTATCGCTATTGCTGCTATTCCTCATTCAAGCATGCCCAGTGAGGCCACAAGGCTACGATAGGAACATATTCGTATTAGCGGGTCAAAGCAACATGGCGGGTCGAGGCGGCGTAGTCAACCACACGGCCACGGGGGTCACCACATGGGACGCCGTCGTTCCACCACAGTCCCGGCCCAACCCCTCCATTTGGAAGCTCGACGCGCATCTCACGTGGGTGGAGGCGCGTGAGCCGCTCCACGCGGACATCGATTATAAGAAGACGAACGGGGTGGGTCCAGGAATGGCATTCGCGAACGCGGTGTTGGAAAAACACCCAGAATTGGGTGTAATCGGGTTGGTCCCCTGCGCGATTGGTGGCACCGTCATAAGCGAGTGGGAACGAGGAAGAGAGCTTTACAGTGAGATGATAAAGCGTGGGAAGGCGTCGGTGCGTGACGGCGGCGTCATTCGTGCCTTGCTTTGGTACCAGGGGGAAACCGATACGGTGAATCTACAGGATGCACAATTGTACGAACGAAGACTCCACAAGTTTTTCTTGGATGTTCGTGACGATCTACAGTCTCCGTTGCTTCCTATTATCCAG GTAGCTTTGGCATCTGGATCGGGCCCTTACATAGAGATAGTGAGGCAAGCCCAACTGGGCACTGACCTCCTCAACCTGAGGACTGTGGACGCTCATGGTTTGCCTCTTCAGCCCGATGGGCTACACCTCTCGACTCCGGCCCAGGCCCATCTCGGGCAAATGATGGCTAATGCATTCCTTCAGTTCGTACCCTCTACAAACATAAATTACAATTTGAGCCCaattcgtaacgaggccataaGGCTTTACAATTTTGCCTTTTCTGTTTACATGCTCCCCTTCTTCATAACACTTCTCGCAATTATTTACAAATCTTTCCTATAG